A stretch of the Salmo salar chromosome ssa20, Ssal_v3.1, whole genome shotgun sequence genome encodes the following:
- the rab35 gene encoding ras-related protein Rab-35 isoform X1, whose amino-acid sequence MARDYDYLFKLLIIGDSGKRIPGMRNGKWASPGVGKSSLLLRFADNTFSGSYITTIGVDFKIRTVVINGEKVKLQIWDTAGQERFRTITSTYYRGTHGVIVVYDVTSAESFVNVKRWLHEINQNCDDVCRILVGNKNDDPNSKVVETTDAQKFAEQMGINLFETSAKENINVEEMFNCITELVLRAKKEVLAKQQQQQQNDVVKLSKNSKRKKKCC is encoded by the exons ATGGCCAGGGACTACGATTACCTATTCAAGCTGCTCATCATCGGTGACAGTGGTAAGCGAATACCGGGGATGCGTAACGGGAAATGGGCCTCTCCAG GAGTGGGGAAGAGCAGTCTCCTCCTGCGCTTTGCAGACAACACATTTTCAG gtaGTTACATCACCACGATTGGAGTGGACTTCAAGATCCGGACAGTGGTGATCAATGGGGAGAAGGTGAAGCTGCAGATCTGGGATACGGCAGGACAGGAGCGCTTCCGCACCATCACCTCCAC atACTACAGGGGAACGCATGGGGTCATAGTGGTATATGATGTCACGAGTGCCGAGTCCTTTGTCAATGTGAAACGATGGCTACATGAAATCAACCAGAACTGTGATGATGTGTGTCGAATATTAG TGGGAAACAAGAACGACGATCCCAACTCAAAGGTGGTGGAGACGACTGACGCACAGAAGTTTGCAGAGCAGATGGGCATCAACCTCTTTGAGACAAGTGCAAAAGAGAACATCAATGTTGAAGAG ATGTTTAACTGCATCACAGAGTTAGTGCTAAGAGCCAAGAAGGAGGTGCTggccaagcagcagcagcagcaacagaacgACGTGGTCAAACTCTCCAAGAACAGTAAACGAAAGAAAAAGTGCTGCTAG
- the rab35 gene encoding ras-related protein Rab-35 yields the protein MARDYDYLFKLLIIGDSGVGKSSLLLRFADNTFSGSYITTIGVDFKIRTVVINGEKVKLQIWDTAGQERFRTITSTYYRGTHGVIVVYDVTSAESFVNVKRWLHEINQNCDDVCRILVGNKNDDPNSKVVETTDAQKFAEQMGINLFETSAKENINVEEMFNCITELVLRAKKEVLAKQQQQQQNDVVKLSKNSKRKKKCC from the exons ATGGCCAGGGACTACGATTACCTATTCAAGCTGCTCATCATCGGTGACAGTG GAGTGGGGAAGAGCAGTCTCCTCCTGCGCTTTGCAGACAACACATTTTCAG gtaGTTACATCACCACGATTGGAGTGGACTTCAAGATCCGGACAGTGGTGATCAATGGGGAGAAGGTGAAGCTGCAGATCTGGGATACGGCAGGACAGGAGCGCTTCCGCACCATCACCTCCAC atACTACAGGGGAACGCATGGGGTCATAGTGGTATATGATGTCACGAGTGCCGAGTCCTTTGTCAATGTGAAACGATGGCTACATGAAATCAACCAGAACTGTGATGATGTGTGTCGAATATTAG TGGGAAACAAGAACGACGATCCCAACTCAAAGGTGGTGGAGACGACTGACGCACAGAAGTTTGCAGAGCAGATGGGCATCAACCTCTTTGAGACAAGTGCAAAAGAGAACATCAATGTTGAAGAG ATGTTTAACTGCATCACAGAGTTAGTGCTAAGAGCCAAGAAGGAGGTGCTggccaagcagcagcagcagcaacagaacgACGTGGTCAAACTCTCCAAGAACAGTAAACGAAAGAAAAAGTGCTGCTAG